A stretch of the Actinotalea sp. JY-7876 genome encodes the following:
- a CDS encoding serine/threonine-protein kinase, giving the protein MTCTQPGCTGTIVDGYCDVCGSPPDAAPAAAAGSGTTPARAAAGAAPDAGPAGADGATSTRTSSRLASTAMGSARTGRTTGVTRRVGGSSKRLRAARLGAGLTTIAPAPPIDAATAIMANPEVAEHKRFCPSCGAEVGRSVDGRPGRTEGFCPQCRSPYSFTPKLKPGDLVGGQYEVAGALAHGGLGWIYLARDKNVSDRWVVLKGLLNTGDADALAAAIAESQFLAQVEHPRIVEIYNFVTHEGAGYTVMEYVGGHSLKGLLKERMEAAGGRYDPFPLDQAIAYVLEILPAFEYLHDLGLVYCDFKPDNLIQIGDDVKLIDLGGVRRIDDQDSAIYGTVGYQAPEVAEIGTSVASDIYTLGRTLLVLAMEFRGYQSTYVASLPPVDQTPLFQRYDSFYRLVAKACAPDPADRFATVAELRVQLHGVLREVVAIDRAAGDTDAAATDAAPSLLFHGPDSATAVAGWQDLPALRVDTGDPQTGWLATVDVRDPQARLVQLERAPERSAEVLLAIARAALDAGRRDLVSKAVDELLAADPWEWRAVWFQGLAALAAGDGHGAQASFNAVYGQVPGELAPKLALALACEASGEPEIAESLYATCARTDAAYVPPSAFAMARIRAARGTVREAVAALDLVPATSRAYTEARRQRAALLVASDGGLPALAEAMTSLHDVGIDPAERTRLTAGALEAALAHVREHGPQKAVTIGTWPAEEKSLRDGLERTYRELAAAAATPAERIALVDAANGVRRWTLR; this is encoded by the coding sequence ATGACCTGCACCCAGCCCGGTTGCACCGGCACGATCGTCGACGGCTACTGCGACGTCTGCGGCTCCCCGCCCGACGCCGCACCCGCCGCGGCCGCCGGGTCCGGCACCACGCCCGCCCGCGCGGCGGCCGGCGCCGCCCCGGACGCCGGACCCGCGGGGGCCGACGGCGCGACGTCGACCCGCACGTCCAGCCGCCTCGCCTCGACCGCCATGGGCTCCGCGCGCACGGGACGGACCACCGGCGTCACCCGGCGCGTCGGCGGCTCGTCCAAGCGCCTGCGCGCCGCGCGCCTCGGCGCCGGCCTGACGACCATCGCGCCCGCACCGCCGATCGACGCCGCGACGGCGATCATGGCGAACCCCGAGGTGGCCGAGCACAAGCGGTTCTGCCCCTCGTGCGGCGCCGAGGTCGGCCGCTCCGTCGACGGGCGGCCCGGGCGCACGGAGGGCTTCTGCCCGCAGTGCCGCTCGCCCTACTCGTTCACGCCCAAGCTGAAGCCCGGCGACCTCGTCGGCGGGCAGTACGAGGTCGCCGGCGCGCTGGCCCACGGCGGGCTGGGCTGGATCTACCTCGCGCGCGACAAGAACGTCTCCGACCGGTGGGTGGTCCTCAAGGGCCTGCTCAACACCGGTGACGCCGACGCGCTCGCCGCCGCGATCGCCGAGAGCCAGTTCCTGGCCCAGGTGGAGCACCCGCGCATCGTCGAGATCTACAACTTCGTCACGCACGAGGGCGCCGGCTACACCGTCATGGAGTACGTCGGCGGGCACTCCCTCAAGGGCCTGCTCAAGGAGCGCATGGAGGCGGCGGGCGGACGGTACGACCCGTTCCCCCTCGACCAGGCGATCGCGTACGTGCTCGAGATCCTGCCCGCGTTCGAGTACCTGCACGACCTCGGCCTCGTGTACTGCGACTTCAAGCCGGACAACCTCATCCAGATCGGCGACGACGTCAAGCTCATCGACCTCGGCGGCGTGCGCCGGATCGACGACCAGGACTCGGCGATCTACGGCACGGTCGGGTACCAGGCGCCCGAGGTCGCCGAGATCGGCACGTCGGTCGCCTCCGACATCTACACGCTCGGCCGCACGCTGCTGGTGCTCGCGATGGAGTTCCGCGGGTACCAGTCGACGTACGTGGCGAGCCTGCCGCCCGTGGACCAGACGCCGCTGTTCCAGCGGTACGACTCCTTCTACCGGCTCGTGGCCAAGGCGTGCGCGCCCGACCCGGCGGACCGGTTCGCCACCGTGGCCGAGCTCCGCGTCCAGCTCCACGGCGTCCTGCGCGAGGTCGTCGCGATCGACCGCGCCGCGGGCGACACCGACGCCGCCGCGACCGACGCGGCTCCCTCCCTGCTGTTCCACGGGCCGGACTCGGCGACCGCCGTCGCGGGCTGGCAGGACCTGCCGGCGCTGCGCGTGGACACCGGCGACCCCCAGACGGGCTGGCTGGCGACGGTCGACGTCCGGGACCCGCAGGCGCGCCTGGTCCAGCTCGAGCGCGCTCCCGAGCGGTCCGCCGAGGTGCTGCTCGCCATCGCGCGTGCCGCGCTCGACGCCGGCCGCCGCGACCTCGTCTCCAAGGCGGTCGACGAGCTGCTCGCGGCGGACCCGTGGGAGTGGCGGGCGGTGTGGTTCCAGGGGCTCGCGGCGCTCGCCGCGGGCGACGGCCACGGGGCGCAGGCGTCCTTCAACGCCGTCTACGGGCAGGTGCCGGGCGAGCTCGCGCCCAAGCTCGCGCTCGCGCTGGCCTGCGAGGCGAGCGGCGAGCCCGAGATCGCCGAGTCCCTCTACGCGACGTGCGCGCGGACCGACGCCGCCTACGTCCCGCCGTCGGCCTTCGCGATGGCGCGCATCCGGGCCGCGCGCGGCACGGTCCGCGAGGCCGTCGCCGCCCTCGACCTGGTCCCCGCGACGTCGCGCGCGTACACCGAGGCGCGGCGCCAGCGCGCCGCCCTGCTCGTCGCGTCCGACGGCGGGCTGCCGGCGCTCGCGGAGGCGATGACGTCGCTGCACGACGTCGGCATCGACCCCGCCGAGCGCACGCGGCTCACGGCCGGCGCCCTGGAGGCGGCGCTCGCGCACGTCCGCGAGCACGGTCCGCAGAAGGCGGTGACCATCGGGACGTGGCCCGCCGAGGAGAAGTCGCTGCGCGACGGGCTCGAGCGCACCTACCGCGAGCTCGCGGCGGCGGCGGCCACGCCGGCCGAGCGCATCGCGCTGGTCGACGCCGCCAACGGCGTGCGGCGCTGGACGCTGCGGTGA
- a CDS encoding PP2C family serine/threonine-protein phosphatase has translation MSAPTTDGPVVCAGCGTVAPLGARFCEECGADLPLVAAPPPQPDVRRESAPTVPTVALRSSARGGRRAAAVAPPVTRACAECGGDVDADGYCTQCGTKAPLPRDHMIEQPQPWVASVSDRGRRHHRNEDAAAVDAAPVPGTWAALVVCDGVSSSEASDVASLAAARAACDVLVRERGAGLAQGSALAALAAKRLAAAGAAAAKAVEEVTHDEHGDSPPSCTFVAAVLDGERLTVGNVGDSRAYWLPDAGEPAVLTTDDSWAAEQIADGVPQADAEAGPQAHAITRWLGVDAHDQVPRVTHLTLDGPGWLLLCSDGLWNYCSEPTAAAGVVARAAAGAGGEPLATAQALVRWANAQGGKDNITVALARLDTPTVATARTHEGDPA, from the coding sequence GTGAGCGCGCCGACGACGGACGGTCCCGTGGTCTGCGCCGGCTGCGGCACGGTCGCGCCCCTCGGGGCCCGCTTCTGCGAGGAGTGCGGGGCCGACCTGCCCCTGGTGGCCGCCCCGCCGCCGCAGCCGGACGTCCGGCGGGAGTCGGCGCCCACGGTGCCGACAGTCGCGCTCCGCTCCTCCGCCCGCGGCGGGCGCCGGGCGGCGGCGGTCGCACCGCCGGTGACGCGCGCGTGCGCCGAGTGCGGAGGCGACGTCGACGCCGACGGCTACTGCACCCAGTGCGGGACCAAGGCGCCGCTGCCGCGCGACCACATGATCGAGCAGCCCCAGCCGTGGGTCGCGTCGGTGAGCGACAGGGGCCGCCGCCACCACCGCAACGAGGACGCCGCGGCGGTCGACGCCGCGCCCGTGCCCGGGACGTGGGCCGCCCTCGTCGTGTGCGACGGCGTCTCGAGCTCCGAGGCCTCGGACGTGGCCTCGCTCGCGGCGGCGCGCGCGGCGTGCGACGTGCTCGTGCGCGAGCGCGGCGCCGGTCTGGCGCAGGGCTCAGCGCTCGCCGCGCTCGCCGCCAAGCGGCTGGCCGCGGCCGGCGCGGCCGCCGCCAAGGCGGTCGAGGAGGTGACGCACGACGAGCACGGCGACAGCCCGCCGTCGTGCACCTTCGTGGCCGCCGTGCTGGACGGCGAGCGGCTCACGGTCGGCAACGTCGGCGACAGCCGGGCGTACTGGCTGCCCGACGCGGGCGAGCCGGCCGTGCTCACCACCGACGACTCGTGGGCCGCCGAGCAGATCGCCGACGGCGTCCCGCAGGCGGACGCCGAGGCGGGCCCGCAGGCCCACGCCATCACGCGCTGGCTCGGCGTCGACGCGCACGACCAGGTCCCCCGCGTCACCCACCTGACGCTCGACGGCCCGGGCTGGCTGCTGCTGTGCTCGGACGGCCTGTGGAACTACTGCTCGGAGCCGACGGCGGCGGCGGGCGTGGTCGCTCGGGCCGCGGCGGGAGCGGGCGGCGAACCGCTCGCGACCGCGCAGGCCCTGGTGCGGTGGGCGAACGCGCAGGGCGGCAAGGACAACATCACCGTCGCGCTGGCGAGGCTCGACACCCCTACGGTTGCGACAGCACGGACCCACGAAGGAGACCCGGCATGA
- a CDS encoding VWA domain-containing protein has product MTSFTAAVYQNEFLADGSTDVHAIVTVECSGAGQAGQSGGGGAAELVLIDTSGSMGHEGVRAAQEAANAALDQVVEGTWFAVIAGSHVARLVYPTDVREGAMTRMDRRTREEARRAIATLAPDGGTAMGTWLELAARVATSVPGVTQRHAILLTDGKNQHESPQELDARLRSAIGVFQCDCRGVGAAWEVGEVRRIAQALMGTVDLIPRPDQMAAEFASLMRAAMSRGVAAADLRVWAPQGAQVLFVRQVSPSVEDLTPRRREVNPLTGAYPTGSWGDESRDFHVAVRLPASRAVGQEQLAARVQLVVGDEVTAQGLVKAQWSDNSELTAQINPEVAHYTGQAELAQVIQDGLAARAMGDERTATAKLGRAAQLAAQTGNEEATSKLRRVVEIDEPATGKVRLKKDVAKLDEMALDTASTKTTRVRK; this is encoded by the coding sequence ATGACGAGCTTCACCGCGGCGGTGTACCAGAACGAGTTCCTGGCGGACGGCAGCACGGACGTGCACGCGATCGTCACGGTCGAGTGCAGCGGGGCCGGCCAGGCCGGGCAGAGCGGCGGCGGGGGCGCGGCCGAGCTGGTCCTCATCGACACCTCCGGCTCGATGGGCCACGAGGGCGTGCGGGCCGCGCAGGAGGCCGCGAACGCCGCGCTCGACCAGGTGGTCGAGGGCACGTGGTTCGCGGTCATCGCGGGCAGCCACGTCGCGCGCCTCGTGTACCCGACGGACGTGCGCGAGGGCGCGATGACGCGCATGGACCGGCGCACGCGCGAGGAGGCGCGGCGCGCCATCGCGACGCTCGCGCCCGACGGCGGCACGGCCATGGGGACGTGGCTCGAGCTGGCGGCGCGCGTGGCGACGTCGGTGCCGGGCGTGACGCAGCGCCACGCGATCCTGCTCACCGACGGCAAGAACCAGCACGAGTCGCCGCAGGAGCTGGACGCGCGCCTGCGCTCCGCGATCGGCGTCTTCCAGTGCGACTGCCGCGGGGTCGGCGCGGCGTGGGAGGTCGGCGAGGTGCGCCGCATCGCGCAGGCGCTCATGGGCACGGTCGACCTCATCCCGCGGCCGGACCAGATGGCCGCGGAGTTCGCGTCGCTCATGCGGGCGGCGATGAGCCGGGGCGTCGCTGCGGCGGACCTGCGGGTGTGGGCGCCGCAGGGCGCGCAGGTGCTCTTCGTCCGGCAGGTCTCGCCGTCGGTGGAGGACCTGACGCCGCGCCGGCGCGAGGTCAACCCGCTCACGGGCGCGTACCCGACCGGCAGCTGGGGCGACGAGTCGCGCGACTTCCACGTCGCGGTCCGGCTGCCCGCGTCGCGCGCCGTCGGCCAGGAGCAGCTCGCGGCGCGCGTGCAGCTCGTCGTCGGCGACGAGGTCACCGCCCAGGGCCTGGTCAAGGCGCAGTGGTCGGACAACAGCGAGCTGACGGCGCAGATCAACCCCGAGGTCGCGCACTACACGGGCCAGGCCGAGCTCGCCCAGGTCATCCAGGACGGCCTCGCGGCGCGCGCGATGGGCGACGAGCGGACCGCGACGGCGAAGCTCGGGCGCGCCGCACAGCTCGCGGCGCAGACGGGCAACGAGGAGGCGACGTCGAAGCTGCGTCGCGTGGTCGAGATCGACGAGCCGGCGACCGGCAAGGTACGGCTCAAGAAGGACGTCGCCAAGCTCGACGAGATGGCGCTCGACACGGCCTCGACCAAGACGACGCGGGTGCGCAAGTGA
- a CDS encoding FHA domain-containing protein, translated as MSAVCPQGHTSASTDYCDTCGAPIAAGAAGGGAGAGGAAPARPAAPAPSVLSGGVACPNCQTNNVDGALFCEACGYDFTTGALPRGSAPAGSPAGGSVAGPAGAPAGGGALGGAEGGAAAGGPAGEPAPGAASTGAPAGGGSAGAGAAGAAASSGPGPVAPAVPLEWVAEVWVDPDWYAEQDQADQPCPSPGLPTTVPLTVRSLLVGRVSRSRNIHPEIDCGTDAAVSRRQAQLTTDGSRWFVEDLQSSNGTYVGSAGGPLPTQALVPGQRRELAEDDRVYVGAWTRIVIRRATPEERTA; from the coding sequence GTGAGCGCGGTCTGCCCCCAGGGGCACACGAGCGCGTCGACGGACTACTGCGACACCTGCGGCGCGCCGATCGCCGCGGGCGCGGCGGGCGGTGGTGCGGGTGCGGGAGGCGCGGCCCCGGCGCGCCCGGCGGCTCCCGCGCCGTCGGTGCTGTCGGGCGGGGTCGCGTGCCCCAACTGCCAGACGAACAACGTCGACGGCGCCCTGTTCTGCGAGGCGTGCGGGTACGACTTCACGACCGGGGCGCTCCCGCGCGGCAGCGCGCCGGCGGGCAGTCCGGCGGGCGGTTCGGTCGCTGGTCCGGCGGGTGCGCCGGCGGGTGGCGGTGCGCTCGGCGGTGCGGAGGGCGGTGCCGCGGCCGGTGGTCCGGCTGGTGAGCCGGCTCCGGGTGCGGCGTCGACGGGTGCTCCGGCCGGTGGCGGCTCCGCGGGCGCAGGGGCGGCCGGCGCGGCGGCGTCGTCGGGCCCCGGGCCTGTCGCGCCCGCCGTCCCGCTCGAGTGGGTCGCCGAGGTGTGGGTGGACCCGGACTGGTACGCGGAGCAGGACCAGGCCGACCAGCCGTGCCCGTCGCCGGGCCTGCCGACGACGGTGCCGCTGACGGTCCGGTCGCTCCTCGTGGGTCGCGTCTCGCGCAGCCGGAACATCCACCCGGAGATCGACTGCGGCACCGACGCGGCCGTGAGCCGCCGCCAGGCGCAGCTCACCACCGACGGGTCGCGCTGGTTCGTGGAGGACCTCCAGTCCTCCAACGGCACGTACGTCGGCTCGGCGGGCGGCCCGCTCCCGACGCAGGCCCTGGTGCCGGGTCAGCGGCGCGAGCTCGCCGAGGACGACCGCGTCTACGTCGGGGCGTGGACCCGCATCGTCATCCGCAGGGCCACCCCGGAGGAGCGCACCGCCTGA
- a CDS encoding TIGR03862 family flavoprotein, whose amino-acid sequence MTAADVVRGRTATVVGGGPAGLIAAERLAEAGVAVTVYDAMPSVARKFMLAGHGGLNLTHTEPAERFVARYGAAADRLRPMLEAFGPQDLRAWCAGLGEETFVGSSGRVFPRSFRATPLVRAWLARLADLGVRIERRRRWTGWTDGDGLRLVAPDGTVTEVAAADVTLFALGGASWPRLGADGGWVGPFAERGVAVTPLRAANVGLCVVWSPGFADRCAGSPVKNVQVSVRGRSGATARGDAMLTRSGIEGGPVYAIGAAVRDALDADGRCVLEVDLRPDRSATQLAERWGRRRPKDSTATALRRALGLDPVAAALLRESVGGALPSDPAAVAALVKAVPVAVTGTMPIDRAISSAGGVAWSEVDESLMLRRLPGTFVAGEMLDWEAPTGGYLLQASFSTGVAAAHGALAWLARPADPGDPGPP is encoded by the coding sequence GTGACCGCGGCCGACGTCGTCCGGGGCAGGACCGCGACCGTCGTCGGCGGGGGGCCGGCCGGGCTGATCGCCGCCGAGCGCCTCGCGGAGGCGGGGGTGGCCGTCACGGTGTACGACGCGATGCCGTCGGTGGCGCGCAAGTTCATGCTGGCCGGTCACGGCGGGCTCAACCTCACCCACACCGAGCCCGCCGAGCGGTTCGTGGCCCGCTACGGCGCGGCCGCGGACCGCCTGCGCCCGATGCTCGAGGCGTTCGGTCCCCAGGACCTGCGCGCGTGGTGCGCCGGGCTCGGCGAGGAGACCTTCGTCGGGTCGAGCGGGCGCGTGTTCCCGCGCTCCTTTCGTGCGACGCCGCTGGTCCGGGCCTGGCTGGCGCGGCTGGCCGACCTCGGGGTGCGCATCGAGCGGCGCCGGCGCTGGACCGGGTGGACCGACGGGGACGGGCTCCGGCTCGTCGCCCCCGACGGCACGGTGACCGAGGTGGCCGCCGCCGACGTCACGCTCTTCGCCCTGGGCGGGGCGTCCTGGCCGCGACTCGGTGCGGACGGCGGCTGGGTCGGCCCCTTCGCCGAGCGGGGCGTCGCGGTGACGCCGCTGCGCGCGGCCAACGTCGGGCTGTGCGTGGTCTGGTCGCCCGGCTTCGCCGACCGGTGCGCCGGGTCGCCGGTGAAGAACGTGCAGGTGTCGGTGCGGGGGCGGTCCGGCGCGACGGCGCGCGGTGACGCGATGCTGACCCGCAGCGGGATCGAGGGTGGCCCGGTGTACGCGATCGGCGCCGCCGTGCGCGACGCGCTCGACGCCGACGGGCGCTGCGTGCTCGAGGTCGACCTCCGCCCCGACCGCAGCGCCACCCAGCTGGCGGAGCGCTGGGGTCGGCGTCGGCCCAAGGACTCCACGGCCACGGCGCTGCGGCGCGCGCTCGGGCTGGACCCGGTGGCGGCGGCCCTGCTCCGCGAGTCCGTGGGCGGCGCCCTGCCCAGTGACCCGGCGGCCGTGGCAGCGCTGGTCAAGGCCGTGCCCGTCGCGGTCACGGGGACGATGCCCATCGACCGTGCCATCTCGTCGGCCGGTGGGGTCGCGTGGTCGGAGGTCGACGAGTCGCTGATGCTGCGGCGGCTGCCGGGCACGTTCGTCGCCGGCGAGATGCTCGACTGGGAGGCCCCGACCGGCGGCTACCTGCTCCAGGCGTCGTTCAGCACGGGCGTCGCGGCGGCCCACGGCGCGCTCGCGTGGCTGGCCCGCCCGGCGGATCCGGGCGACCCCGGGCCCCCCTGA
- a CDS encoding MFS transporter, with product MTQDLQTSPPRATRAASDRPSLVRAGGLPFLTTALLGRLPSSTIQLGLLMFVAASGLGVGLGGLTVAAVGVGTAIGAPLVGRSVDRWGPFPVVVAATAVQVSALLGVLAATSTHAPTWLLIVSAGLVGAANPQVGSIARSRWSHLARRTGRPDLVHRALGYEVAADEVGFVVGPVAASLLVAFLGPVPALWVLIGFALLGQGAFAVHLRGDRASWVSRATTSAGLLPGAGQRLRLAPLVAPLLACLAVGMAFGSTQTGLTAVNELRGTEALTGVIYGCAGLGSGIASLAVTRFARRFGLGARVVVGGAAVLLGALGLGTLPGALGAAAYATLLGLGAGTLLVSSYSRGEAVAPPRLVASTMTLLATALVLGVSAGAALSGVLAATPAYAFVPAAAAGVLGIVTGLALRNHRDRTQA from the coding sequence ATGACGCAGGACCTTCAGACCTCACCCCCGCGCGCCACGCGCGCCGCCTCGGACCGCCCCTCGCTCGTCCGGGCGGGTGGCCTCCCCTTCCTCACGACGGCGCTCCTCGGACGCCTCCCGTCGTCGACGATCCAGCTCGGGCTGCTGATGTTCGTGGCCGCGTCCGGCCTCGGGGTCGGCCTCGGCGGGCTCACGGTGGCCGCGGTCGGCGTCGGCACCGCGATCGGGGCACCGCTCGTCGGCCGCTCGGTCGACCGCTGGGGACCGTTCCCCGTCGTCGTCGCGGCGACGGCCGTGCAGGTCAGCGCGCTGCTCGGGGTGCTGGCCGCGACCTCGACCCACGCCCCGACGTGGCTGCTCATCGTGAGCGCCGGACTGGTCGGCGCCGCGAACCCCCAGGTCGGCTCGATCGCGCGGTCGCGCTGGTCGCACCTCGCGCGCCGCACCGGGCGCCCGGACCTCGTGCACCGGGCACTCGGCTACGAGGTGGCCGCGGACGAGGTCGGGTTCGTCGTCGGCCCCGTCGCCGCGAGCCTGCTCGTCGCGTTCCTCGGACCGGTGCCGGCGCTGTGGGTGCTGATCGGCTTCGCGCTCCTGGGCCAGGGGGCGTTCGCCGTCCACCTGCGCGGCGACCGCGCCTCCTGGGTCTCGCGCGCGACGACGTCGGCGGGCCTCCTGCCCGGCGCCGGCCAGCGCCTGCGCCTCGCCCCGCTCGTCGCGCCCCTGCTCGCGTGCCTCGCGGTCGGCATGGCGTTCGGGTCGACCCAGACCGGGCTGACCGCCGTCAACGAGCTGCGCGGCACGGAGGCACTGACCGGCGTCATCTACGGCTGCGCGGGCCTCGGCAGCGGGATCGCGAGCCTGGCGGTGACGCGCTTCGCCCGTCGGTTCGGGCTCGGCGCGCGCGTCGTCGTCGGCGGGGCCGCGGTGCTGCTCGGTGCGCTCGGTCTCGGGACGCTGCCGGGCGCCCTCGGCGCCGCCGCCTACGCCACCCTGCTCGGGCTCGGCGCGGGGACGCTCCTGGTCAGCAGCTACTCACGCGGCGAGGCCGTCGCGCCGCCGCGCCTCGTCGCCTCGACCATGACCCTGCTCGCGACAGCGCTCGTGCTCGGGGTCTCGGCCGGTGCGGCACTCAGCGGCGTGCTCGCCGCCACGCCCGCGTACGCGTTCGTGCCGGCGGCCGCGGCCGGCGTCCTCGGGATCGTCACGGGCCTGGCCCTCCGCAACCACCGCGACCGAACCCAGGCCTGA
- a CDS encoding dihydrolipoamide acetyltransferase family protein, with translation MPTYEQFRLPDAGEGLTEAEIVAWHVAVGDTVVVNQPIVEIETAKSLVELPCPWAGVVTALLAEPGTTVEVGTAIITVDTDPHGAPDPGASEGGAAAGGAVDAAPEPPAADDGASGAVLVGYGVSGQSATRRARRTAPEPASAPVPPSAAERTEQSRQILAKPPVRKLARDLNVDLATVRPTGPGGIVTREDVIARSQANQVQPLVTYPADDQPWLASGTVTPDGRATRVPVRSVRKRTAEVMVASAFTAPHVSVFHTVDVTKTMRLVARLRDDREFADVRVTPLLVAMKAVLLAVRRHPEINASWDDEAQEIVYKHYVNLGIAAQTPRGLIVPNIKDAHRLDLHGLAVALADLTSTARAGRTQPADMADGTITITNVGVFGIDSGTPILNPGESAILAFGAIREQPWVHKGKIRKRHVTQLALSFDHRLVDGALGSRFLADVAAVLQEPGQGLVWG, from the coding sequence GTGCCGACGTACGAGCAGTTCCGCCTTCCCGACGCCGGCGAGGGCCTGACCGAGGCCGAGATCGTGGCCTGGCACGTCGCCGTCGGCGACACCGTCGTCGTGAACCAGCCGATCGTGGAGATCGAGACCGCGAAGTCGCTGGTCGAGCTGCCGTGTCCGTGGGCCGGCGTCGTGACCGCGCTGCTGGCCGAGCCCGGCACGACGGTCGAGGTCGGGACGGCGATCATCACCGTCGACACCGACCCGCACGGGGCGCCCGACCCCGGAGCGTCCGAGGGTGGCGCGGCCGCCGGCGGCGCGGTGGACGCCGCGCCCGAGCCGCCCGCCGCCGACGACGGCGCGAGCGGGGCGGTCCTCGTCGGCTACGGCGTCAGCGGGCAGAGCGCGACCCGGCGTGCGCGCCGGACCGCGCCGGAGCCGGCGTCGGCGCCCGTGCCGCCGTCGGCCGCCGAGCGCACGGAGCAGTCGCGCCAGATCCTGGCCAAGCCGCCCGTCCGCAAACTCGCGCGCGACCTGAACGTGGACCTCGCGACGGTGCGCCCGACCGGTCCGGGCGGGATCGTCACGCGCGAGGACGTGATCGCGCGCTCGCAGGCCAACCAGGTGCAGCCGCTGGTGACGTACCCGGCGGACGACCAGCCGTGGCTCGCGTCGGGCACGGTGACCCCGGACGGACGGGCCACGCGCGTCCCGGTGCGCTCGGTGCGCAAGCGCACGGCCGAGGTGATGGTCGCGAGCGCGTTCACCGCCCCGCACGTGTCGGTGTTCCACACGGTCGACGTCACCAAGACGATGCGCCTGGTCGCCCGCCTGCGCGACGACCGCGAGTTCGCGGACGTGCGGGTGACGCCGCTGCTCGTGGCCATGAAGGCGGTGCTGCTCGCGGTGCGGCGCCACCCGGAGATCAACGCGTCCTGGGACGACGAGGCGCAGGAGATCGTCTACAAGCACTACGTCAACCTGGGGATCGCGGCCCAGACGCCCCGCGGGCTGATCGTGCCCAACATCAAGGACGCGCACCGGCTGGACCTGCACGGGCTGGCGGTCGCGCTCGCGGACCTGACGTCGACCGCGCGCGCCGGCCGGACGCAGCCCGCCGACATGGCCGACGGCACCATCACGATCACCAACGTCGGCGTCTTCGGCATCGACTCCGGCACGCCCATCCTCAACCCCGGCGAGTCCGCGATCCTCGCGTTCGGCGCGATCCGCGAGCAGCCGTGGGTGCACAAGGGCAAGATCCGCAAGCGCCACGTGACGCAGCTCGCGCTGTCGTTCGACCACCGCCTGGTCGACGGCGCGCTCGGCTCGCGCTTCCTTGCCGACGTCGCCGCCGTCCTCCAGGAGCCGGGCCAGGGCCTGGTCTGGGGCTGA
- a CDS encoding alpha-ketoacid dehydrogenase subunit beta: MSAVPEVERVTLAKAINLGLRAALEEDPKVLLMGEDIGRLGGVFRVTDGLQKDFGPDRVVDTPLAESGIVGTAIGLALGGYRPVCEIQFDGFIFPAFDQITTQLAKMRYRSRGRLALPVVIRVPYGGGIGAVEHHSESPEVLFAHTAGLRVVTPASPADAFTMIQEAIASPDPVLFFEPKGRYWDKGDVDRGFSYGTATSDGLDRARIARPGTDLTLVAHGPTVATALRAAQAAAADGTSIEVVDLRTISPLDTATIAASVRRTGRCVVVHEAPVLYGTGGEVAARITEECFFHLEAPVLRVGGFHAPYPVARLEHEYLPSLDRVLDAVDRALAF, translated from the coding sequence ATGAGCGCCGTCCCCGAGGTCGAGCGGGTCACGCTCGCCAAGGCGATCAACCTCGGCCTGCGCGCCGCGCTCGAGGAGGACCCGAAGGTCCTGCTCATGGGCGAGGACATCGGCCGGCTCGGCGGCGTCTTCCGCGTCACCGACGGCCTGCAGAAGGACTTCGGCCCGGACCGGGTGGTGGACACGCCGCTCGCCGAGTCCGGCATCGTCGGCACCGCGATCGGCCTCGCGCTGGGCGGGTACCGGCCCGTGTGCGAGATCCAGTTCGACGGCTTCATCTTCCCGGCGTTCGACCAGATCACCACGCAGCTCGCCAAGATGCGCTACCGCTCGCGGGGCCGGCTCGCCCTGCCCGTGGTCATCCGCGTGCCGTACGGCGGCGGCATCGGCGCGGTCGAGCACCACAGCGAGTCGCCCGAGGTGCTCTTCGCGCACACCGCCGGCCTGCGCGTGGTGACGCCCGCGAGCCCTGCGGACGCGTTCACCATGATCCAGGAGGCCATCGCCTCGCCGGACCCCGTGCTCTTCTTCGAGCCGAAGGGCCGGTACTGGGACAAGGGCGACGTCGACCGCGGCTTCTCCTACGGCACGGCGACGAGCGACGGCCTGGACCGTGCGCGCATCGCCCGGCCGGGCACCGACCTCACGCTCGTCGCGCACGGTCCCACCGTCGCCACCGCGCTGCGGGCCGCCCAGGCGGCCGCCGCCGACGGCACCAGCATCGAGGTCGTCGACCTGCGCACCATCTCCCCGCTGGACACCGCGACGATCGCCGCCTCGGTGCGCCGGACCGGCCGCTGCGTCGTCGTCCACGAGGCGCCCGTCCTGTACGGCACCGGCGGCGAGGTCGCGGCGCGCATCACCGAGGAGTGCTTCTTCCACCTCGAGGCGCCGGTGCTGCGGGTGGGCGGGTTCCACGCGCCGTACCCGGTCGCGCGGCTCGAGCACGAGTACCTGCCGAGCCTCGACCGCGTCCTCGACGCCGTCGACCGCGCGCTGGCGTTCTGA